A stretch of the Meles meles chromosome 19, mMelMel3.1 paternal haplotype, whole genome shotgun sequence genome encodes the following:
- the ZNF276 gene encoding zinc finger protein 276 isoform X1, which translates to MKRDRLGRFLSPGAAGPRGGSGGGSGRTRGRPSRSGPSVDEAAALVAARLGWGLARARGDPGEDGADEAGTGRALAMGHCRLCHGKFSSRSLRSISGRAPGESSDRPPPGERVFLRDFQHLLGVAVHQDPALSQFVCKNCHAQFYQCRGLLQSFLQRVNVSPTGHRKTCTKVGAKPPPGAEEGACLVDLIASSRQGLRDLVAWVHGHAASCGALPDLQRTLSSEYCGVIQAVWGCDQGHDYTMDADSSCGALLLDSALAVKWTWDKEMAPWLTQHRAPNPTGAAPQSSQGRATTAPAETETLPSTDLAQPPSDVSPVGPGLGPPPQPSFPSSGAPGRLGEKQVPSSTSDDRVKDEFSDLSEGDILSEDDNDKKQNTQSSDESFEPYPEKKVSGKKSESKETKKSEEPKTRKKPGPKPGWKNKLGCEREELPTIYKCPYQGCTAVYRGADGMKKHIKEHHEEVRERPCPHPGCNKVFMIDRYLQRHVKLIHTEVRNYICDECGQTFKQRKHLLVHQMRHSGAKPLQCEVCGFQCRQRASLKYHMTKHKAETELDFACDQCGRRFEKAHNLNVHMSMVHPLTQTQDKALPLEPPAGPVEGQAVKPEPT; encoded by the exons ATGAAGCGGGACCGGCTCGGTCGCTTCCTGTCTCCGGGGGCGGCGGGGCCGCGCGGGGGCTCCGGCGGCGGCAGCGGTCGGACCCGAGGCCGCCCGTCCCGCAGCGGGCCGAGCGTGGACGAGGCCGCGGCCTTGGTGGCGGCGcggctgggctggggcctggcGCGGGCCCGCGGGGACCCGGGCGAAGACGGCGCCGACGAGGCAG GAACAGGCCGGGCTCTTGCCATGGGGCACTGTCGCCTCTGCCATGGAAAGTTCTCCTCCCGGAGTCTCCGCAGCATTTCTGGCAGGGCCCCTGGGGAGAGCTCAGACAGACCCCCGCCAGGGGAACGCGTTTTCCTCCGGGACTTCCAGCATCTGCTGGGGGTGGCTGTCCACCAGGACCCAGCTCTGTCTCAGTTTGTCTGCAAGAACTGCCACGCCCAGTTCTACCAGTGCCGTGGCCTCCTCCAGTCCTTCCTGCAGAGAGTCAACGTCTCCCCGACAGGCCACCGGAAGACGTGCACAAA GGTTGGTGCCAAGCCCCCgccaggggcagaggagggagcgTGTTTGG TGGACCTGATCGCTTCGAGCCGCCAGGGCCTACGCGACTTGGTAGCATGGGTGCATGGACACGCGGCCAGCTGTGGGGCCCTGCCTGACCTCCAGAGGACGTTGTCCTCCGAGTACTGCGGTGTTATCCAAGCTGTCTGGGGCTGTGACCAGGGCCACGACTATACCATGGACGCCGACTCCAGCTGCGGGGCCCTCCTGCTGGACAGTGCACTGGCCGTCAAGTGGACATGGGACAAGGAGATGGCCCCGTGGCTGACCCAGCATCGGGCGCCCAACCCCACTGGGGCTGCCCCTCAGAGTTCCCAGGGCAGAGCAACCACAGCTCCAGCCGAGACCGAGACGCTGCCCAGCACCGACCTGGCCCAGCCCCCTTCGGATGTCAGCCCCGTAGGGCCTGGGCTGGGCCCCCCACCTCAGCCAAGTTTCCCCTCAAGTGGGGCCCCAG GGCGGTTGGGTGAGAAGCAGGTTCCATCTTCAACCTCGGATGATCGGGTAAAAGACGAGTTCAGTGACCTTTCTGAGGG GGACATCCTGAGTGAAGATGACAATGATAAGAAGCAGAATACCCAGTCCTCGGACGAATCCTTCGAGCCTTACCCAGAAAAAAA GGTCTCTGGCAAAAAGAGTGAAAGCAAAGAAACCAAGAAGTCTGAAGAACCAAAAACTCGAAAGAAACCTGGCCCCAAGCCGGGCTGGAAGAACAAGCTCGGCTGTGAGAG GGAGGAGCTGCCCACCATCTACAAGTGCCCGTACCAGGGCTGCACGGCTGTGTACCGAGGGGCCGACGGCATGAAG AAGCACATAAAGGAGCACCATGAGGAGGTCCGGGAgaggccctgcccccaccctggctGCAACAAGGTGTTCATGATCGACCGCTATCTGCAGCGCCATGTGAAGCTCATCCACACAG AGGTGCGGAACTACATCTGTGATGAGTGCGGACAGACCTTCAAGCAGCGGAAGCACCTTCTCGTCCACCAGATGCGCCACTCGGGAGCCAAGCCTCTGCA GTGCGAAGTCTGCGGCTTCCAGTGCCGGCAGCGGGCATCCCTCAAGTACCACATGACTAAGCACAAGGCTGAGACCGAGCTGGACTTTGCCTGTGACCAGTGTGGCCGGCGGTTCGAGAAGGCCCACAACCTCAATGTGCACATGTCCATGGTCCACCCTCTGACGCAAACCCAGGACAAGGCACTGCCCCTGGAGCCCCCGGCTGGGCCCGTGGAGGGTCAGGCCGTGAAGCCCGAGCCCACCTGA
- the ZNF276 gene encoding zinc finger protein 276 isoform X2 — translation MGHCRLCHGKFSSRSLRSISGRAPGESSDRPPPGERVFLRDFQHLLGVAVHQDPALSQFVCKNCHAQFYQCRGLLQSFLQRVNVSPTGHRKTCTKVGAKPPPGAEEGACLVDLIASSRQGLRDLVAWVHGHAASCGALPDLQRTLSSEYCGVIQAVWGCDQGHDYTMDADSSCGALLLDSALAVKWTWDKEMAPWLTQHRAPNPTGAAPQSSQGRATTAPAETETLPSTDLAQPPSDVSPVGPGLGPPPQPSFPSSGAPGRLGEKQVPSSTSDDRVKDEFSDLSEGDILSEDDNDKKQNTQSSDESFEPYPEKKVSGKKSESKETKKSEEPKTRKKPGPKPGWKNKLGCEREELPTIYKCPYQGCTAVYRGADGMKKHIKEHHEEVRERPCPHPGCNKVFMIDRYLQRHVKLIHTEVRNYICDECGQTFKQRKHLLVHQMRHSGAKPLQCEVCGFQCRQRASLKYHMTKHKAETELDFACDQCGRRFEKAHNLNVHMSMVHPLTQTQDKALPLEPPAGPVEGQAVKPEPT, via the exons ATGGGGCACTGTCGCCTCTGCCATGGAAAGTTCTCCTCCCGGAGTCTCCGCAGCATTTCTGGCAGGGCCCCTGGGGAGAGCTCAGACAGACCCCCGCCAGGGGAACGCGTTTTCCTCCGGGACTTCCAGCATCTGCTGGGGGTGGCTGTCCACCAGGACCCAGCTCTGTCTCAGTTTGTCTGCAAGAACTGCCACGCCCAGTTCTACCAGTGCCGTGGCCTCCTCCAGTCCTTCCTGCAGAGAGTCAACGTCTCCCCGACAGGCCACCGGAAGACGTGCACAAA GGTTGGTGCCAAGCCCCCgccaggggcagaggagggagcgTGTTTGG TGGACCTGATCGCTTCGAGCCGCCAGGGCCTACGCGACTTGGTAGCATGGGTGCATGGACACGCGGCCAGCTGTGGGGCCCTGCCTGACCTCCAGAGGACGTTGTCCTCCGAGTACTGCGGTGTTATCCAAGCTGTCTGGGGCTGTGACCAGGGCCACGACTATACCATGGACGCCGACTCCAGCTGCGGGGCCCTCCTGCTGGACAGTGCACTGGCCGTCAAGTGGACATGGGACAAGGAGATGGCCCCGTGGCTGACCCAGCATCGGGCGCCCAACCCCACTGGGGCTGCCCCTCAGAGTTCCCAGGGCAGAGCAACCACAGCTCCAGCCGAGACCGAGACGCTGCCCAGCACCGACCTGGCCCAGCCCCCTTCGGATGTCAGCCCCGTAGGGCCTGGGCTGGGCCCCCCACCTCAGCCAAGTTTCCCCTCAAGTGGGGCCCCAG GGCGGTTGGGTGAGAAGCAGGTTCCATCTTCAACCTCGGATGATCGGGTAAAAGACGAGTTCAGTGACCTTTCTGAGGG GGACATCCTGAGTGAAGATGACAATGATAAGAAGCAGAATACCCAGTCCTCGGACGAATCCTTCGAGCCTTACCCAGAAAAAAA GGTCTCTGGCAAAAAGAGTGAAAGCAAAGAAACCAAGAAGTCTGAAGAACCAAAAACTCGAAAGAAACCTGGCCCCAAGCCGGGCTGGAAGAACAAGCTCGGCTGTGAGAG GGAGGAGCTGCCCACCATCTACAAGTGCCCGTACCAGGGCTGCACGGCTGTGTACCGAGGGGCCGACGGCATGAAG AAGCACATAAAGGAGCACCATGAGGAGGTCCGGGAgaggccctgcccccaccctggctGCAACAAGGTGTTCATGATCGACCGCTATCTGCAGCGCCATGTGAAGCTCATCCACACAG AGGTGCGGAACTACATCTGTGATGAGTGCGGACAGACCTTCAAGCAGCGGAAGCACCTTCTCGTCCACCAGATGCGCCACTCGGGAGCCAAGCCTCTGCA GTGCGAAGTCTGCGGCTTCCAGTGCCGGCAGCGGGCATCCCTCAAGTACCACATGACTAAGCACAAGGCTGAGACCGAGCTGGACTTTGCCTGTGACCAGTGTGGCCGGCGGTTCGAGAAGGCCCACAACCTCAATGTGCACATGTCCATGGTCCACCCTCTGACGCAAACCCAGGACAAGGCACTGCCCCTGGAGCCCCCGGCTGGGCCCGTGGAGGGTCAGGCCGTGAAGCCCGAGCCCACCTGA